Proteins encoded together in one Chitinophaga sp. LS1 window:
- a CDS encoding VIT1/CCC1 transporter family protein, with product MSENIKTIRSTGWKTDFIIGFPEGLLLLFFTTFLSHDLNITIQRFYTINTLIWLVGSLLVMITAFYANKGDTQHDVGTLSAEERQKLEDLEIGHHIIADIASEMEKDANDWENTLQEEQVQVTHFNLGRALLSAVITGVFFLVGGILPLLPYLKNENFYRAAQNSVTFCFVLMIVFSFIKSKMTSQPALPVILRNIGYTSAVYFGAWIMAMIFR from the coding sequence ATGTCCGAAAATATTAAAACTATCCGAAGCACCGGTTGGAAAACGGATTTCATCATCGGCTTTCCGGAAGGCCTGCTATTACTGTTTTTCACCACCTTCCTGTCACACGACCTGAACATTACTATACAGCGATTCTATACCATCAATACCCTGATCTGGCTCGTTGGCAGTCTACTCGTAATGATCACTGCTTTTTATGCTAACAAAGGCGACACCCAGCATGACGTTGGCACCCTCTCTGCCGAAGAGCGCCAGAAACTGGAAGACCTGGAAATAGGCCATCACATCATCGCCGACATTGCCAGCGAAATGGAAAAAGATGCAAATGACTGGGAAAATACTTTACAGGAGGAACAGGTGCAAGTGACCCATTTCAATCTGGGACGTGCACTGCTGAGTGCAGTGATTACAGGGGTCTTCTTTCTGGTTGGAGGTATTCTGCCCCTGCTGCCTTATCTGAAAAATGAGAATTTCTATCGGGCAGCACAGAACAGTGTTACTTTCTGTTTCGTACTGATGATAGTATTTAGTTTTATAAAGTCCAAAATGACCAGCCAGCCGGCATTGCCAGTTATCTTACGGAATATCGGCTACACAAGTGCAGTGTATTTTGGCGCATGGATCATGGCCATGATCTTCCGCTAG
- the rocD gene encoding ornithine--oxo-acid transaminase: MLQSFKISEKTRHYLDLEEQYGAHNYHPLPVVLDRGEGVFLYDVDGKRYYDFLSGYSAVNQGHCHPILVQALIDQAQKLTLTSRAFHNDVLGEYAAFITNYFGYDKVLPMNTGVEAVETALKLTRRWGYVVKGIPVNKAKIIVCANNFHGRTLNVISFSTDPGSRTDFGPFMPGYEVIPYNNLPALEKALQDKNVAGFLLEPIQGEAGVVVPDEGYLSKARQYCEDAQVLFIADEIQTGLARTGKMLACDHENVHPDILILGKALSGGLLPVAAVLANDEIMLTIKPGEHGSTYGGNPLACKVAIAALTVLKTENMAENAAAMGELLRTELAALASPHIGTIRGKGLLNAIVINHPNPEAAWDLCLTLKENGLLAKPTHGDKIRFAPPLLITAAQVMESVEIIGKSLEIL; encoded by the coding sequence ATGTTACAATCATTCAAGATAAGTGAAAAGACCCGGCATTACCTGGACCTGGAAGAACAATACGGCGCACACAATTACCACCCGCTACCTGTGGTACTGGATCGCGGCGAAGGCGTATTCCTCTACGATGTAGACGGAAAAAGATATTATGATTTCCTCTCCGGCTACTCCGCTGTCAACCAGGGGCACTGCCACCCGATACTTGTACAGGCACTCATTGATCAGGCGCAGAAACTGACCCTGACCTCCCGTGCCTTTCACAATGACGTGCTGGGTGAATATGCAGCATTTATCACCAACTACTTTGGCTATGACAAAGTCCTCCCCATGAACACGGGGGTGGAAGCTGTCGAAACAGCCCTCAAGCTGACCCGCCGCTGGGGATATGTCGTAAAAGGCATTCCTGTAAACAAAGCAAAGATCATCGTATGTGCCAACAATTTCCACGGCCGTACCCTGAATGTCATTTCTTTCAGCACTGATCCCGGTTCGCGTACAGACTTTGGTCCCTTCATGCCCGGCTATGAAGTGATTCCATATAATAACCTGCCTGCTCTTGAAAAAGCGCTGCAGGATAAAAACGTGGCTGGATTCTTATTAGAACCCATCCAGGGTGAAGCAGGTGTAGTAGTACCTGATGAAGGCTACCTTTCCAAAGCCCGCCAGTACTGCGAAGATGCCCAGGTGCTCTTTATTGCCGATGAAATCCAGACCGGCCTTGCCCGAACCGGCAAAATGCTGGCTTGTGATCATGAAAATGTACATCCGGATATCCTCATTCTTGGCAAAGCCCTTTCCGGAGGTTTATTGCCCGTAGCTGCCGTACTGGCCAATGATGAGATCATGTTGACTATTAAACCAGGAGAGCATGGTAGTACCTATGGCGGTAACCCTCTTGCCTGTAAAGTAGCGATCGCTGCCCTTACCGTGCTCAAAACGGAAAATATGGCGGAGAATGCCGCTGCCATGGGAGAATTGTTAAGAACGGAACTGGCCGCATTGGCCTCCCCACATATCGGAACTATCAGGGGGAAAGGTCTCCTAAATGCCATTGTCATCAATCATCCAAATCCGGAAGCTGCATGGGATCTATGCCTGACGCTGAAAGAGAATGGCTTGCTGGCAAAACCAACTCATGGAGATAAGATTCGGTTTGCACCGCCTTTGTTGATTACCGCCGCACAGGTCATGGAAAGCGTGGAGATCATCGGTAAGAGCCTGGAAATCTTATAG
- a CDS encoding acyl-CoA-binding protein, whose product MDLKAQFETAVADSKTLSEKPSNEVLLQLYSLYKQATEGDNTAEPPANPFDFVAKAKYQAWEELRGKTSDAAMEEYIQLVTKLKN is encoded by the coding sequence ATGGACCTCAAAGCACAATTCGAAACCGCCGTTGCCGACAGCAAAACATTGTCTGAAAAGCCCTCCAATGAGGTATTATTACAATTATATTCCCTATATAAGCAGGCAACGGAGGGCGATAATACGGCTGAGCCACCAGCAAACCCTTTTGACTTTGTCGCAAAAGCAAAGTATCAGGCATGGGAGGAATTGAGAGGAAAAACTTCAGATGCCGCTATGGAAGAATACATCCAATTGGTAACAAAACTCAAAAACTAA